From the Roseofilum casamattae BLCC-M143 genome, the window GTCATAAACCCGTTCACCACAAACTTCGGACTCACCCGCCAGGATAAAGCTCCACCGTAGGAGTTAGTTGATGTACGCCCGATATTGGAGAGCAAACTCGTTTGCGGTGTACCGACTAACTCGTAACCATATCCGTTATCGTAGATGGCTCCATTTTGAGTGTGATAACCATTGGCATAGGTGAAGGCAAAGGAAAAATTCTGGGAAGGGGTTACCGTGAGCTGAGTCAGCAGACCATAATCGCCGCCTCGGTCGTTGGCAGGATTATTGAGGTCATCTTGGAAAAAGCCAACGCTGAAATTCGCCGCGCCCAAGTTCAGGAATTTAAAGTCTCCCAAATTGATATCAACGCCTAGACCAGCACCACCACCAATGCGATAGATAGGGTTGCGTTGGGAGAAGGCATTAAGCGATCCATTGCCACCATCGTAATCTTCAAAGTAAGGGTTGAGGGTGGGGACAAAGTCATCAAAAGTTCCGCCATCTGCCGAAAGGACAAAACTAAACCGGTTGTTATAGCTCCAGTAGTATTGCAGCTTATCTAAGTAAACCTGGTTATTGCCGAATTCCTCGTTGGCTTGGAAGGTTTGCAGTCCTATACCAGAGTCATTCTGGAAGTTAAATAAACCAGTGGAATGGGCTTGTAGGCGAGTTAACAGCAGGTCTTTCCCAGTGAAACTAGTGTTCAAGTTCATCCGAACCCGACCCATAAATGCAGTTTCATTGTCGCCCGAGTAATCACCCAGATCGTTAAGATTGGCATCATCAAAGCTGCTACTAGCTCCCAGAACGGCCCGACGGCTGCCAACGTTGAAGCGAGCATCGTTCGCGTGGCGATCGCCATTCCAAGCATCTGTGACTGCAAAAATCGCTTCACCCACTAATTTAGTCGTGGTTGAGAACTGGTTCGCTTCTAGTTCTGTGGTTCGAGCTTCCAGAGCATCGACTCGACCGCGCAGGGTGGCCAGTTCGGCTGCAAATTCTTCTTGCAGTCGTTGCAACACCGCTAAATCTTCGCGGGTGGCTGCATTGGCTGTCGCGGCTGCGATTAGCTCGTTAACCCGATCTAAACAAGCATTAAGACCCGCCGCAAACTCGTAACGCGTGATAGCGCGGTTGCCTCGGAAGGTGCCGTTCGGATAACCCGCAATACAGCCATAACGCTCGACCAAAGACTGTAGGGCTTGGAATGCCCAGTCAGTCGGACGAACGTCCCGCAGTTGGGAGACCGAGGTTACCTGTTCCGTTTCTTCTTCCGCAAACTCTTGTTCTACAGCCGTATCGATGCTGTATTCGATCGCCTGTTCCAGAATAGACTGCTCGTCTTGAGCAAATGCTTCTGTAACCGTACCGGAGATCGACATCCCGACTACTATCGGACTAACCAATAGGGTTTTCCACAAACGATTTGACATAATTACTGGCTCCTCACACCTTGAAGCTCGATCGCTATTAGTAAGCTTATTCTACTCTAACTTATGCTATTTGGGAGATGGCTTGTGCTAAAGCAAAATCCTTCTCTGTTAAACCACCAGCATCGTGAGTTGTCAAGCTGATGGTCACCCGGTTGTAGGATATTGCTAAGTCCGGATGATGATCGGCGGCTTCTGCTGGCTCGACCAAACGATTGACAAACGCGATCGCTTCGACAAAATCTTTGAACTTGCGCTCAGAGCGGAGAGTATCTTCCCAAACTTCCCATCCAGTTAGAGTTTTGGCTTTTTCGATAATTTCCGATTGTGTTAATTTATCCATTGATTTCGTACCGTTTAAAAAACTATCCGCTCTCACTGGTTATAATCTCTTGCTTCCGAGTTTTTGCGCTCGAGAGCTAGGGATTACCAATAGTGAGAGCGGTGTAGCGGGTCTTCAGTTTGATACCTGACTGCCGGGAGGAACCCCAGCTAGTTTCATCATTTGAAGGTAATGTTACCCAAAGCGAGACTAGTCTTTAGAGTACAGCCCCGGCACGCAGTCGGCTCACATCAACTTGAAGACCCATGCGTTTACTACTATCTGACATCGGCATCACCTCCTACATTTCATGACATCAAACTCTCTAAGGAGTTTAAGGAGCATCTGGCTCCTGGTGCCTTGCACCTGTGGACTACCTTAACACAGACTTTTGCGATCGGGAGTAGGGAATGGACTTTGGAATATTCCTATTTGGTCGAGCCGGGAAGAACAACAAAAAAGGAGCAAATTTTAGTTTGCTCCTTCAAGTTATCTAATTATACAATACTTACTGCTCTTGTAGAATTACAGAGCATTACCGCGAGGAAGAACTTCTTCGGGGAATTGGAAGAATTTGTGCGGTTGGTCGGCTGGAGCCATCCAAGCGCGCAGTCCTTCGTTCAACAAGATATTCTTGGTGTAGAAGGTTTCAAATTCTGGGTCTTCTGCCGCACGAAGTTCTTGGGAGACGAAGTCATAAGCCCGCAAGTTGAGTGCCAGTCCGACGATGCCGATAGAACTCATCCACAGTCCCATGACGGGAACAAACAGCATGAAGAAGTGCAACCAACGCTTGTTGGAGAAGGCAATTCCGAAGATTTGGCTCCAGAAGCGGTTGGCGGTCACCATGGAGTAGGTTTCTTCCGCTTGAGTCGGTTCAAAGGCGCGGAAGGTGTTGGCGTTTTCACTGTCTTGGAACAGGGTGTTTTCTACGGTAGCTCCGTGGATGGCGCACAGTAGCGCTCCACCGAGGATACCGGCCACTCCCATCATGTGGAAGGGGTTCAACGTCCAGTTGTGGAATCCTTGTAGGAACAGGATGAAGCGGAAGATTGCCGCGACACCGAAGCTGGGTGCGAAGAACCAGCTCGACTGTCCCAAGGGGTACATGAGGAAGACGCTGACAAAGACGGCGATGGGGCCGCTGAAAGCGATCGCATTGTAGGGACGAATACCTACGAGGCGAGCGATTTCAAATTGACGCAGCATGAACCCAATGAGGGAGAAGGCGCCGTGGAGTGCCACGAATGCCCACAGTCCGCCCAGTTGGCACCAACGAGCGAAGTTACCTTGTGCTTCGGGTCCCCAGAGGAAGAGCAGGGAATGTCCCATGCTATCTGCGGGGCTGGATACGGCTACGGTGAGGAAGTTTCCGCCTTCGAGGTAGGAGGAAGCCAGACCGTGGGTGTACCAGGAGGTGACGAAGGTGGTGCCGGTGAGCCAACCGCCAATGGCGAGGAAGGCACAGGGGAACAGGAGCAGTCCCGACCACCCGATGAAGACAAAGCGATCGCGCTTGAGCCAGTCGTCGAGGACATCAAACCATCCTCTTTCTGGCGCGCGTCCGACTGCAATAGTCATTGAACAAATCCTCTGACATTACAAAATGGAATGGATTGCAGGGAAAATTTCCCAAGAGGTTCCCCGAGCCGAGTGTCAAGGGATTCGCCACGGGGTGGTACAATCCTTGAGAGTCTTTCCCTAAATGAGAGTGACTTTGCTCCTCTCAGGGACAGCCTTTTCCTAAATCAATTTGCCACTCGCCAGTCCTTGGCTTACGTGGCAAATTAATTTTTCTTAACATACCACACTCAGGAAGAAAAGGCATCCAATTCCTTGGAGGATGGGCTTTCTTAATCATTACTATACAATAAATAATCTGAGAAATTTTACAATGCGTCATATATATTCTCAGAAATATACTAATTCTTCTCAGGAGAGAGCCGCAGCGATCGCCGCTGTTCTCGGACGCGGAGATTAAGGTAAAATCGGGAAAACTCATATGTCGCGCGATCGCAATCCAACCTCAATCACATTCTTATGACGACCCAAGGAACCTCAACCCCAACTGAAAAAAAAGTGTTGCATCAACCCCTACTGGGTTCCCGTCGGTTCAGCAACTATTGGTGGGCAACGGTCATTTCCGTCGGTGCAACGGGGTTCTTGCTTGCCGGCTTCTCGAGCTATCTGCAAATTAATCTACTTCCCTTCGCTTCGCCCACGGATCTCATCTTCGTTCCCCAGGGATTAGTCATGGGACTCTATGGCACTGCTGGATTGCTCCTCGCTCTCTATCTATGGCTGGTGATTCTGTGGGATGTGGGCGGCGGATATAACGAGTTTAGCTATAAAACCGGTAAAGCCAGAATTTTTCGTTGGGGGTTTCCCGGCAAAAATCGCCAAATCGATCTGAGTTATCCCCTAACAGACGTGCAAGCGGTTGGCGTAACCATCCGCGAAGGGATTAACCCAGAACGGAAAATTTATCTGCGGGTGAAAGGCAAAGGTAATATTCCCCTAACTCGCGTGGGACAACCGCTGTCATTGTCGAAACTGGAAAATGAGGCGGCGCAGTTAGCCCGGTTTTTGGATATTCCTCTGGAAGGACTCTAGCCCTATCAACTCAAAGAACCGAAGAATAATACAATCAGTTGGTAGCTTTGGTAACAGAAAATTATTTCATTTAATCCTATGTACGAGAAACTACAACGTTGGGCAATCTCGCTAATCTTGGTCGGTGTATTGGCGATCGCCGGCTGCACGGAAAGCGCACCTGCTCCCGATACTCCACCCAATCCTGACTCGACCTCCGTCTCTGCCGATCCCTTCGAGTCTCTACCGGTGCTCGACGGACAAGCCACTGTCGTGATGACGGTGAAGGGGATGCCGATTACCATTGCAGTTGATGGAAACAAAGCCCCGATTACCGCCGGGAATTTTGTCGATTTAGTCGAGCGCGGATTTTATGACGGACTGACATTCCATCGAGTAGTACGAGAACCGGAACCCTTTGTCGTGCAAGGCGGCGATCCTTTAGGGAACGGAACCGGAGGATTTGTCGATCCGGCCACCGGACAAGAGCGCTCTATTCCTTTAGAAATTACACCTGAAGGCGATGCGGCTCCGGTGTATAGCAAGACACTCCCCAGTGCCGGAATTAGCGAGCCTCCCGAGCTGCAACATACTCGCGGGGCAGTTGCCATGGCGCGATCGCAGTTTCCCGATTCGGCGTCGTCTCAGTTTTATTTTACCCTAGCCAACTTGTCGTTCCTGGACGGTAACTATGCTGTATTTGGCTATGTCACTGAAGGGATGGATGTGGTGGATGCCATCGAGCAGGGCGATACAATTGACTCGGCTAAAGTCACTCAGGGGTTGGAAAACTTGAAGCGCTAGTCTCAATACTATTGAATAACAGGAGGCGTAATCCATGGTTACCATGGTATCCCAACCAAGGATTGAGAGCGAACAAGCGATCGCCGAGAAACGAGTCGTGCTGTCTGGTTTGCACTGGAACAGTTATCTACAAATCCTGCACGCTTTACCCGAGACTCGCGCAGCCCGGTTAACTTACGATCGCGGAACGTTAGAGATTACCATGGCATTGGAAGACCATGAATTTGCCATTCGTTTAATTGAATTGTTTATTCGGATTTGGGTCTACGAAATGGGTCTGAATATGAAAACTATGGGATCGACAACCATCAATCGCGAGTCTCTCAATCGAGGAGCTGAACCCGATTGCGCCTATTATATTCAACATCAGCCGCAAGCGGCCGGCCGGCCGGTCAATTTTGAAGTCGATCCGCCCCCAGATTTGGTCGTGGAAGTCGATCTAACTCATACAGATATCGATAAAAACCGTTTCTATGCAGCGATCGGCGTACCCGAGTTTTGGCGTTATAACGGTCAAGAATTGACGATCTATCAATTACAGGGAGACTGCTATCAAGAATGCGATCGCTCTCCCGTATTTCCGCAGATGAAAAAAGAGGATCTTTATCGGTTTTTGCAGACAGCCGAACGGGACGAGGTGGCAGCAGAACGATGGTTGCGCGGGTTGGCGATCGAGCAGATGCAACAGCATGAATGAAATCGCCGAACCAGAAACCGGTTTTCTCCCAAAGCTATTTCACTTGGCTGAACGGGACGCTTGGCAGCGAAAACGGTTTTAAACCCGTTGAAAATACAGTAATCTTGAATAACCTGAGTTACGCTACTACCATTCGCTAATCATATTAACCCCTGGCATTTATCTTTAATTGATATATGACACACAGTCCTTTGTTCGGCTTATTTTCTCGCGCGTTGCGGTTGGCAACCGAGTCCCATCGCCGTGGCATTCCCATTGATGAATATTCAGAACAGCACCAGAGTGAGAAACGCCAATGTCTCAAGCGGCGTTCCTTTCTGAAAAAGGCCGGCGCTTTTGGTGGAGGAATATTACTCGCAGTTGGGGGGCAATCTTGCCATGCTGCAACGCTCGCTGAAGACATAGCAGCTCCGAAAATTGCGATCGTGGGGGCGGGAATTGCCGGACTCAATGCGGCTTACACGCTGAAAAAAGCGGGTTATTATGCCACGATTTACGAAGCTTCCAATCGCGTTGGCGGCAGAATGTATACGATTAAGGATGCTGTGGGAGAAGGAGTTTGGGTTAACCTCGGTGCCGAATATATCAATAGCGATCATGACGATATGCTTGCGCTGGCGAGAGAATTTCAGATTCCTTTACTCGATCGCTTTGTTGCGGAAGAATTAGTTCTCAAGGATCTGTATTATTTTGAGGGCCAAACGATCTCGGAAGCGAAACTGGCGGAAGCGCTGCTCCCAGTTGCCGAACGCATGGCTGTGGATATCGATCGCCTGGATGAAGATTGGGATAATGTTAGCGTCGAATTGGACGCGCTCTCGGTGGCTGATTATTGCGATCGCTTGGGACTATCGGGATGGTTGCGAACATTCATCGAGACCGTCATGATGACAGAAATGGGACTCGAGTCGGACGAGATAACTGCGCTGAATTTAATTTGGCTCGCTCCCAGTGCAGATACTGAAAGTAATGTGGAAGCAACCGGAGTTTCGGACGAACGATACTTGGTACAAAATGGGACTCAAGCCATTACTGATGCTCTGGCTCGAGAACTACAGGATCGCATTGAAACCGGAATGAAACTCGAAGCCATTCGGCAAGATGGCGATCGCTTCCAACTTACATTCAACTATACTGATGTGGAAGCGGATATCGTCGTCCTTGCCATTCCGTTTAGCGTTCTTCGTTCGATTCCGATGCAACTCTCTTTGCCGAAAACCCTGCGCCAGTTTATTGATGAAGTCGGTTACGCGAATAATGTTAAAGTTACAGTCGGCTACAATCGACCGGTTTGGCGAGAACAAGGACTCAGCGGACTGGGAATGACCGATCTGCCCTTACAAACGTTCTTTGAAAACTCGCAATTGCAACCGTCTCCATTCGGCTCGCTCACCTATTATCTTGGAGGCGATATCGGTTTCAATAGTCAGCGTTATAGCGTTAGCGAGAATGCTCGACTTTATACAGAAATGCTCGATCCGTTGATTCCCAATCTCCTCAAAACCTACAATGGGAAAGCGACTCGCTTGCACTGGCCGACGTATAATTATGCTTTAGGCAGCTATGCCTGTTTTAAACCCAGGCAGTATACTGAGTTTGCTCAAGAGTATGTTTATCTAGAGGGAGAAGACGAGCAAAATTTCAATCGCGGCCGCTTGATTTTTGCGGGAGAACATACCAGCGATGCTTACCAAGGTTATATGAATGGTGGCGCACAGTCGGGACGGTTGGCGGCGAAAACGGTTTTAAACCAGTTGAAAATGGGAAAATCTTGAAGAACTCGAGTTAGAGTATCTCTGTTTGCGAGCAAAGCTAACCTCTACACGCTCTTGCTTGAGATATTTTGCTCGGCCACTGCACAATGGGACAAAATTATGACAGCCGTTGTCATCACTGGATTAGGTTTAGTTTCCGCATTGGGATCGCGCGATCGCACTTGGAGTCGTTTGCTTCAGGGAGAATCTGCGATCGCCATCGCGCAACCTTTCCCCGAGTTAGCTCCCCGTCCGCTTGCTTTAATTGGAGATAAGCCAGCAGATTTACAGAGCTTAACTCGTCAGTTAGTCCTGGAGACTTTAAATGATGGGGGTATTACCGCTCCGTTACCCGATCTGGGTGTTGTTATCGGATCGAGTCGCAGCACTCAAGGACATTGGGAAGCGATCGCTCGCCGGTTCTTTGTAAGTCACGATTCGTTACCCGATTCATCGGATTGTTTGCACTATTTACCCGATCTCCCCGCACGCATTGCCGCTGGAGTGACGGGGACGCAAGAGATTATCAAAGCTCCTATGAGTGCCTGTAATACAGCTATGTGGGCGCTTATTCATGGCTATGAGCTTGTCCGCACTCAACAGTGCCAACAGGTGTTGGCGGGAGCGGTAGAAACTCCGATTACGCCATTAGCTCTGGCTGGCTTTACGCAAATGGGAGCGCTGGCGAAAACGGGATGCTATCCGTTCGATCGCGATCGCGAAGGGTTAGTCTTAGGGGAAGGTGGTGCGTTCTTTCTGCTGGAGTCTTTGGAGCGCGCGCGATCGCGTTATGCTAAGATTTACGGGCAACTGGCAGGATGGGGAGCCACAGCAGATGCCTATCATGTTAGCGCGCCAAAACCCGATCGCGGGACTGCAGCGATCGCGATTAAGGAGGCTTTGGAGCGAGCGGAATTAACTCCGGATGCGATCGATTATATCCACGCTCACGGAACGAGCACGAGGTTAAATGATGGGACGGAGAGCGAGTTAATTCAATATCTATTTTCTCATCCGGTTGCGGTTAGCTCGACAAAAGGCGCAACAGGACATACTTTAGGCGCGTCGGGTGCTTTCGGAGTGGCGTTCTCTTTAATGACAATGAGAGATGGAATATTACCGCCTTGCGTGGGATTAACTCACCCAGAGTTCGATCTGAACTTTGTTGATGAAGCTAAGGAGAAAATGTGCGATCGTTCTCTTTGCTTGAGTTTTGGGTTTGGCGGGGGGAATACAGCGATCGTTTTGACTCGAGAAGTATGGGGATAATGGGTAATACCATCCTTTTCCTTATGTTAAACTAGATAAGTATTAAGATAAGGTTAAACCACCAGTGAATTGGGAGGAGAACTATGGCACGCGGGCAAATGCGGTTGCGCAAACATGGATCCAATTCATTCTCGAAGAGCGGTAACCGGAAAGCTCTGCAAGCTAAGTTTAACTCCAGGTTAGACGAAAAAGAAGCCATACCGTCCCTAGTTAAGGATTCGCCTTTAGCTCGCGGTGGCAGTCTTTTGGATAGAATGGAGCGCGATAGACAAAACTCACTCTCTGGAGCAGACAACACTCACTCCCCATCTCTTGGAGTCGTGCAACAAAAATCCGCGAACACCATGACCCTACAGCGAATGACAATGTTCGAGCGTTTTTTTGGTAAGTCCAAATCGACGAAAGCACGAGAGAGAAATGAAAAAAAAGGGATTACTGGCATTGAAGCAGACCTCAATGTCGAGGTGGCACGATATGCCCCCAGTGTCCGGCCTGGCATGACTCCAGGTGGATTGATGGAAACGTTTTTCGGTCGCAAAGATTATCAAGCTGAGGCAGCTCTATTGCTCGTTCCACAAAGGTTATTAAATAGGATACAGCTAAAGCACGTAATGAAGGATCCCTATGCATGGGCATTGTTTAAGAAACATCTACAGAGCGAATTTTCTTTAGAGGTGGGTTTATACCTCGATGAATTAACTAAACGAGGATATCTTGTACCAGAAGACAGTCAGAAAAAAGCCCAGAAAGTAAATTTAACACTGGCAAGCTTAGGCGTGAGGACAACACCCAGCGCTCAACCTCAATCAAACCTTGGGTCAGATAATACTTCTTCTAACTTATCGCCAGCGACCAGTCAATCTTCTCAGAGCCAACCTGCCAGTGAGGGTGAAGTCACCCAGGCTAAAAAGAAAGTCAAAGACTTATACAAAATATACAAGAGATTTATTGAAGTCGGGTCGCCTCTGGAGGTCAATATTGGCTCATTTGAAAGGCTGAGTTTATCTACTTGGTTCGAGTCAGATTTTTGCAAATGGCTGCTCGACCAACAACAAGAGACGATCCAGGGTGCACCGAGTTCGGCAGAAATTCAAAACCAACTGGGCCGGTTGGACGGCCTTCTGAAGAGTACGGGGTCTACCATATTCTCTTTGGCAGGCGACCCCTTCATCCGCTTCAAAGGTAATTGTCCGGAACCTGGAACATATATGCGCAGGAAGGCTCAGGAAGCGGCGAAAAAGAAAGCCAATAAAAAATATAAGCCGAAAAGAAATCTGCTGACTGTGGAGGAGAAAAGAGCGGGAAGAGCGTTTTCTTCTGTATTGAGGAGATAAATTTTAATTGATATTAGGTTGTCTCCGCGACTTTTAACTCTCCTGCCATCAACCGTTTAAACACTTGGTGGTTGCGCACGGGTTCTAAATCTTCGTCATTTTGTGCCAGTTCGCGATACATGGGATTGAGCTTAATCGCGCGATGTAAACTAATTAACGAGGATTTGCGATCGCCCATCAGAGCATAGCAGTAGGCCTTATTGTAATGAGCGTTGGCATGATCGGGCTTGCGCTTGAGAGCTTCATCCAAACTCGAGAGTGCTTCCTTATACCGTTGCAGCTTGCCCAGAGTGTATCCGCGATTATCCCAAGCTTCGTACTTATCCGGAGCCAACCGCAGGGCTTGCTCGTAAGAGGCGATCGCCTCATCATATCGCTCCAACTTCTCTAACACATTGCCGCGATTATTCCAATAATCCGGTTTTTTATCTTCCAGCTCGATAGCGCGATCGTAAGCACTGAGACAATCATCATACCGCTGCAATTCGTAGAGCACGTATCCTTTCGCATACCACGCCTCCGCATTTTCCGCATTCAAGCTCAACACTTGATTGTAGGAATCCAAAGCCGGTTCGTAGCGTCGCAGTTGCGCTAGGGTATTCCCGCGCTGCTGCCAGAGCAAAGCATCATCCGCGCGATATTGTAGTGCTTTATCATAAGCGGCCACCGCTTGCTCGTAGCGCTGCAATTTCACCAATACATTGGCCAAATTCATCCAAATCAACGGATCGGACTGCTTATAATCTACTGCCTTAGTATAAGACTCCAAAGACTCCTCGTACTTTTGCAATTTCGCCAGAGTTCCTCCTCGGTTATTCCACGCTTCCGGAAAATCATGCTTCATCGCTAAAGCGCGATCGTAAGATGCGATCGCCTCCTGATGCCGTCCCAGTTTTGCCAGAGCGCCCCCTCGGTTATTCCACGCTTCCGGAAAATTCGGTTGATGGGCGATCGCCTGGTCGTATAATGTAATCGACTCGGGATAGTGCCCTTGCAGAAACTGACTATCTCCTTGTCGCAAATACTCGTGAGCCGCCTTAGAATACGGAGGTGCGGGGGGCGCTGTTCCATTACCTCCATTACCTCCATTCGCCCCATTATTACTCGCAGCAGCATTGGGCAGGCGATCGACCGCTTCCGTCAGCCGAGGCAGCACCTCCGCCAACTTCTGATACATCTCATCCTTCACTTTCCCCGTTTCTGCCGCAATCTCCTGCAACTCAGACGCCACTTCCAATTTCACCTGATTAATCTGCTGTTCGGCTAACAACTCCCGTTCCTGAATCCCTTGCAACACCGTTTCTGCTGAATGAATCGCTCGCTTAATTTCCGTAACTGTATCTTGACTAAAGCTAGCCAACTCCTGCTTGTGCAAATCCGTCTGTTGTCGCAACCGTTGCAATTGCAACCAAAAGCCCAAGGTCACCACTACAGAAAACAACGCCAAAAATGCCACAAACAAAGCATTCATCGAAATTAAACTGCTAATTAACGTCGCCTCGACTTCCTCCGAAATCGCCTCGCGCACGCCCGAGTCTAAGCGCCCTCCTTGAGCCAACAAGATTTCTTCAGCAGCGGGAGTTTCTGGGTTGCCAGAGGTCGCTATCGCCTCCTGGGGCACTCCTGCCATGGATACAACTAAAGCGCCAAGGATTGATAGGTTTTTGTAGTTCATAGCAGTCTCGAGTGTATAACGTGCCCAACCTGTCTCTAAATTATCTCATTCTCCCGGAAAATGAGGAGAATTGGCTTAAACCACTTGGTAAATAAAGCGAAAGGAACACCATGCCTTGGTTGATAGCATATAACTATCCGGCTTAATCCACTCAGCCGCAATGTCCGGACTGCTGGCTTGATGCAAATCTTCGAGCACTGCTCGAGCTGTCGCTCCAGGATTTTTCACCTTCCCAGCCAATCCTTTCGTGCTACTCGAGAGTTCCATCAACTGCAACGCCTTGGCTGTCTCTGCAAAGGGAGCAGTGCTCAGGATAATCTGAGTTTCTGCAAGTCCTTGGCCGCAGCAAGTCGTCCATTCTACCGGAGCGATCGCATCCGGGAGCAACAGACTCTCTCCTGGCGGAACTGTTACTTGGGGATAGCCTTCGGACAGATAAGCGCTGCTCTCTTCCTCCAGATCTGGCGCAACGACTCCTTTTGGAGATAGGGTGGCATGGGACGGACAAAACATCTTAAAGACTCCCGAGCGATCGAAGCTGAATAAAATAGCATACAAGGGGCGATCGCCTAAATTCTGCAAGCGATAGGCGATATGACTGCCCATTGGTACTTGCAAGGGAGTTACAGGTAAACGAGAGGGAGAGTTGCTCAACCCTGCGCTTTGTTGTTCTCCTAATGTTTGCTGGCGGGGAGCCAGTTGTTCCAGAGTCGCGCGAACGGCTAAATTAGAAGATTCTTCATTGCTCGTCAACCGCAATAGCTTTTGTGCCCGCAGCGTTTCGAGCAGGGGAGATAGCCGCCGAACTGCTGTTTTTACTGCTTCTCCTGTTTCACCTACGGTTTTTGGAATCCCATTCAACCCGGCAGAGAAGAGACCGTAACTACAACGAACTTTTCCTGATGTAGCGGATGTGCCATCGGTATCGGCGGTTGGCTGCGAGTGGACTTTATCAAAGATACAATTCACTCCGGGAGCTGATTCGCCTAAAACAACAGTGGAGACATTCGCAATGGCAGAAAAAGCGCTGGTGGCATCTACCCGTTCGATTCTCTCCAAATCTTCGCCAATCCCCACGATTAAGCGCACGCCATGAGATAAGCAACGTACTGATTCTCGCACTAGATCTCCTTTCGCGATCGCCGATTCGGCTAGAAGATGGGGTCTGAGGCGAACCGCTTTACCCGCGAGTCCTTCCACAGAGCGCAGTTGCAAATAGTCTTCGCTGTCGGACGTGACTGGGGTAAAGAGCGATCGATCCTGATATTCAGCCAACACGTCTGGAGGCAGGCCGCCTAAGGATAGGTGTACGGTTTTGCCGTCGTCTGAGATTTCTTCCACAACCCCTTGAGCTGCGGTGTTTGCCGCTAAGTTGAATTGCGAGAGAGTCGCGCTAGTCTTTTCGGTGGTTTCGCCAATTAGATGGGGATGTTCGCGATCGCCAGAGGTTTGCCGCGCGTTATTGGCCGCTGTGGCAAAGCTGACGTACAGTGCAGTCTGCGGACTGGCAGACCACCAATGCTGAGTTAAGCCGTAGGTTAATACCCCCGCACTAAAGCCATTCCATTGCGCTTCAAATCCGGGTTCGGCAGTCAGTTGGCTGGGCAGGAGTTGCCCTCCCTGCTCCAGTTGCCGTTGGATGGGGCGCGCCGCGCAGATAAGGGTTCCCGGAAGCCGGCCAAATCGCCGTTGAATGCGAAGTTGCTCGCGATCGGTGTTTAGATCGGCCATTAATTGTTCTTGCCGGGCGATCGCCTCTGGAGTGAGTTCTCGCGAGACGATCGCGGCCTCGTTGTTCGATCCCGTATTGGAAGGATAAGAGCGCGATCGCAAGTTACCCACTTGGCGATCGCTCGTGCCCAAATAACTGGTATCGAGAACTGTCAGAACGCGATCGGTCGGCAACGATTTGAGCAACAATTGCAACGTGGAGCTAAACAAATCGTTAACTGCTCCATCATTCGAGTTGGACCGATCGCCATTAACCGGAACTAGGGTACTTTGCAACTGATTGACGCTCTCGCCGCTGTTGATACAACGTCCGTAGCCGCTAAAGTGGAAAACCACCACATCTTC encodes:
- a CDS encoding iron uptake porin produces the protein MSNRLWKTLLVSPIVVGMSISGTVTEAFAQDEQSILEQAIEYSIDTAVEQEFAEEETEQVTSVSQLRDVRPTDWAFQALQSLVERYGCIAGYPNGTFRGNRAITRYEFAAGLNACLDRVNELIAAATANAATREDLAVLQRLQEEFAAELATLRGRVDALEARTTELEANQFSTTTKLVGEAIFAVTDAWNGDRHANDARFNVGSRRAVLGASSSFDDANLNDLGDYSGDNETAFMGRVRMNLNTSFTGKDLLLTRLQAHSTGLFNFQNDSGIGLQTFQANEEFGNNQVYLDKLQYYWSYNNRFSFVLSADGGTFDDFVPTLNPYFEDYDGGNGSLNAFSQRNPIYRIGGGAGLGVDINLGDFKFLNLGAANFSVGFFQDDLNNPANDRGGDYGLLTQLTVTPSQNFSFAFTYANGYHTQNGAIYDNGYGYELVGTPQTSLLSNIGRTSTNSYGGALSWRVSPKFVVNGFMTYTDARLLSRGSRGSGDIWTYAVNMAFPDLFRPGNVGGLSVGVPPTLAGVSLAGRVENDTPINIEAFYKMRVSDNISITPGFTVLIDPVQGALDEDTIVVGTLRTTFSF
- a CDS encoding photosystem I assembly protein Ycf4; the encoded protein is MTTQGTSTPTEKKVLHQPLLGSRRFSNYWWATVISVGATGFLLAGFSSYLQINLLPFASPTDLIFVPQGLVMGLYGTAGLLLALYLWLVILWDVGGGYNEFSYKTGKARIFRWGFPGKNRQIDLSYPLTDVQAVGVTIREGINPERKIYLRVKGKGNIPLTRVGQPLSLSKLENEAAQLARFLDIPLEGL
- a CDS encoding 4a-hydroxytetrahydrobiopterin dehydratase — its product is MDKLTQSEIIEKAKTLTGWEVWEDTLRSERKFKDFVEAIAFVNRLVEPAEAADHHPDLAISYNRVTISLTTHDAGGLTEKDFALAQAISQIA
- the psbD gene encoding photosystem II D2 protein (photosystem q(a) protein), which codes for MTIAVGRAPERGWFDVLDDWLKRDRFVFIGWSGLLLFPCAFLAIGGWLTGTTFVTSWYTHGLASSYLEGGNFLTVAVSSPADSMGHSLLFLWGPEAQGNFARWCQLGGLWAFVALHGAFSLIGFMLRQFEIARLVGIRPYNAIAFSGPIAVFVSVFLMYPLGQSSWFFAPSFGVAAIFRFILFLQGFHNWTLNPFHMMGVAGILGGALLCAIHGATVENTLFQDSENANTFRAFEPTQAEETYSMVTANRFWSQIFGIAFSNKRWLHFFMLFVPVMGLWMSSIGIVGLALNLRAYDFVSQELRAAEDPEFETFYTKNILLNEGLRAWMAPADQPHKFFQFPEEVLPRGNAL
- a CDS encoding Uma2 family endonuclease; its protein translation is MVSQPRIESEQAIAEKRVVLSGLHWNSYLQILHALPETRAARLTYDRGTLEITMALEDHEFAIRLIELFIRIWVYEMGLNMKTMGSTTINRESLNRGAEPDCAYYIQHQPQAAGRPVNFEVDPPPDLVVEVDLTHTDIDKNRFYAAIGVPEFWRYNGQELTIYQLQGDCYQECDRSPVFPQMKKEDLYRFLQTAERDEVAAERWLRGLAIEQMQQHE
- a CDS encoding peptidylprolyl isomerase, with amino-acid sequence MYEKLQRWAISLILVGVLAIAGCTESAPAPDTPPNPDSTSVSADPFESLPVLDGQATVVMTVKGMPITIAVDGNKAPITAGNFVDLVERGFYDGLTFHRVVREPEPFVVQGGDPLGNGTGGFVDPATGQERSIPLEITPEGDAAPVYSKTLPSAGISEPPELQHTRGAVAMARSQFPDSASSQFYFTLANLSFLDGNYAVFGYVTEGMDVVDAIEQGDTIDSAKVTQGLENLKR